One genomic window of Methanosarcina acetivorans C2A includes the following:
- a CDS encoding response regulator produces MARVMIVDDAEFMRMVIRDILLKHGHEVVAEVGDGEEAIQTYLEVKPDLVLMDIIMPDMDGKEALQKLLLIDPDAKVVMCSSLGQQALITESMKIGAMGFIIKPFEPDGMLDVIKKIAEPN; encoded by the coding sequence ATGGCAAGAGTAATGATCGTGGACGATGCCGAATTTATGCGAATGGTAATCAGAGACATTCTTTTGAAGCACGGACACGAGGTGGTTGCTGAAGTAGGTGATGGAGAAGAAGCGATTCAGACATATCTGGAGGTAAAACCTGACCTTGTACTGATGGATATAATAATGCCAGATATGGACGGAAAAGAGGCATTGCAAAAACTTCTTTTAATAGACCCTGATGCGAAAGTAGTAATGTGTTCTTCTCTTGGGCAGCAGGCCCTGATAACGGAATCCATGAAAATAGGTGCCATGGGTTTCATAATAAAGCCTTTCGAACCCGATGGCATGCTGGATGTAATTAAAAAAATTGCTGAACCAAATTAA
- a CDS encoding chemotaxis protein CheA, protein MSKYMAIFRSESEKYIKEMSDSLLALELDPENIEQMNIMFRAAHTFKGMAATMGFRQIVELTHEMESLIDRFRTGRLILDSSLIDILFECLDALEGLVENVCKGAESKTEERKNDRSENNKSYPDAGEVLKTLRAINSPSEEVIPRKIESNSFSADKKREGKAEKKEAEVEKEKKTNERKEDKKETEKRKEEKEEEKEEEKEEKQLENIEDKELERINEELKEKKNCTDSGPDFKVKRVQSSRMQDSKPQSPKIQSSRISTEQLDKLMNLVGELVINRSRVKELTGESKSKDLELALSEFQKLTRELQEEVLEIRMVPLDHITNIFPRMIRNLAREQNKKINLVIRGKEIKLDRAIMEEIGDPLVHLLRNAVDHGIELPEQRVELGKEETGTIMITASKQQNYVLVKIEDDGRGINAKEILQAALEKGFISRDEAEQLSEREAIQLIFAPGFTTASTVTDLSGRGVGMDVVKNRIEHLGGSVKVESKLGFCSRFELRLPITIALYQAMLVKVGMERYAIPFTSIVKSISVRKEEVRHIRGEEVIVINEKALPLLRLRKLFQLPAVQKEESLVVVIVEKAGQYIGLVVDALLGKQEVIIKNFKSRLLEKTRGFAGATILGDGSVILILDVNSII, encoded by the coding sequence ATGTCAAAGTATATGGCCATTTTCAGGTCCGAATCTGAAAAATACATTAAAGAAATGAGTGATTCCCTGCTGGCGCTCGAATTGGATCCTGAAAATATCGAGCAGATGAACATAATGTTCCGTGCAGCCCATACTTTCAAAGGCATGGCTGCAACCATGGGGTTCAGGCAGATTGTCGAACTGACACATGAGATGGAAAGCCTGATTGACAGGTTCCGTACAGGGCGGCTGATTCTGGATTCTTCTTTAATTGATATTCTCTTCGAATGCCTGGACGCTCTGGAAGGGCTTGTTGAAAATGTCTGCAAGGGGGCAGAAAGTAAAACCGAAGAGAGAAAAAATGATAGAAGTGAAAATAATAAGTCTTATCCTGATGCGGGGGAAGTTCTGAAAACTCTCAGAGCTATAAATAGTCCCTCAGAAGAAGTTATCCCTCGAAAAATTGAATCCAATTCCTTTTCTGCAGACAAAAAAAGAGAGGGAAAAGCAGAGAAAAAAGAAGCAGAAGTGGAAAAAGAAAAGAAAACAAACGAAAGAAAAGAAGATAAAAAAGAGACAGAAAAAAGAAAAGAGGAAAAAGAAGAGGAAAAAGAAGAGGAAAAAGAAGAGAAGCAGCTCGAAAATATAGAAGACAAGGAACTCGAAAGGATAAATGAAGAACTAAAAGAAAAGAAAAACTGCACTGACTCTGGACCGGATTTTAAGGTAAAAAGGGTACAGAGCTCAAGAATGCAGGATTCAAAGCCCCAGAGTCCAAAAATACAGAGTTCAAGGATCAGCACGGAACAGTTAGATAAATTGATGAATCTTGTGGGTGAGCTCGTAATTAACAGGAGCAGGGTAAAAGAGCTTACAGGGGAGTCAAAATCAAAGGATCTGGAGCTCGCACTTTCCGAATTCCAGAAACTGACCCGGGAACTTCAGGAAGAAGTGTTAGAAATAAGAATGGTTCCTCTGGATCATATAACCAATATTTTTCCCAGAATGATAAGGAATCTGGCAAGGGAGCAAAATAAAAAAATTAACCTTGTAATCAGAGGAAAGGAGATCAAGCTCGATAGAGCCATTATGGAAGAAATCGGAGATCCTCTGGTGCATCTGTTAAGAAACGCGGTGGACCACGGAATAGAACTTCCCGAACAGCGCGTGGAGCTCGGAAAAGAGGAAACCGGCACTATAATGATTACGGCTTCAAAGCAGCAAAATTACGTTCTTGTCAAAATAGAAGATGACGGAAGAGGGATAAATGCAAAAGAAATCCTGCAAGCTGCCCTGGAAAAAGGATTCATTTCAAGAGACGAAGCTGAACAGCTTTCGGAAAGAGAAGCGATCCAGCTGATTTTTGCACCGGGATTTACTACTGCCAGCACGGTAACGGACCTTTCAGGAAGGGGAGTTGGAATGGACGTTGTAAAGAACCGGATTGAACATCTGGGGGGTTCTGTTAAAGTGGAATCGAAACTCGGATTCTGCTCAAGGTTCGAACTGAGGCTTCCCATAACGATTGCTCTCTATCAGGCTATGCTCGTAAAAGTCGGAATGGAAAGATATGCGATTCCTTTCACCAGCATAGTAAAAAGTATCTCGGTCAGGAAAGAAGAAGTCCGGCATATCAGGGGTGAAGAGGTTATTGTAATAAACGAAAAAGCGCTGCCCCTTCTTAGATTGCGTAAGCTGTTCCAGTTGCCTGCTGTTCAGAAAGAAGAAAGTCTTGTTGTGGTTATTGTGGAAAAAGCCGGACAATATATAGGACTTGTTGTTGATGCCCTGCTTGGAAAGCAGGAAGTTATCATTAAAAATTTTAAGAGCAGGCTGCTGGAAAAAACTCGGGGATTTGCAGGAGCGACAATTCTGGGAGACGGGAGTGTCATTTTAATTCTTGATGTTAACTCCATAATCTGA
- a CDS encoding CheR family methyltransferase: MEINKGGVKINEEGVKESKNKIRLNEKIGSNEKTDKNGIRVNEKGDRSGTRISEERRKDGKRAKTGREAIGREAIGREAIGREAIGREAIGREATEINKEKIKAGQNFKEDPGFELLKRVVTESTGFNCEHYKETHFRRRINIRIRATNSENYEEYLRVLKKDSAEYEHLVKALTINVSEFFRNPETFGVIEKEVIPYLIKSRSDSLVKSIRIWSAGCATGEEAYSLAILLHRILGRDFGRYRISIIGTDIDDLSLKKALKGIYRENVLKNVDASTKKSYFLKQGETYQVSEQLRSMIRFKRHDMLSESISESYANRFDLIICRNVMIYFRKEIQEQLQLNFHQALNRGGFFVIGKAETLLGTASNRFKPYNARERLYIKET, from the coding sequence ATGGAAATAAACAAAGGTGGGGTAAAAATAAATGAAGAAGGAGTTAAAGAAAGCAAAAACAAAATAAGATTAAATGAAAAAATAGGTTCAAATGAAAAAACAGATAAAAACGGAATCAGAGTAAACGAAAAAGGAGATAGAAGTGGAACAAGAATAAGTGAAGAGAGAAGAAAAGACGGTAAAAGAGCAAAAACAGGTAGAGAAGCAATAGGTAGAGAAGCAATAGGTAGAGAAGCAATAGGTAGAGAAGCAATAGGTAGAGAAGCAATAGGTAGAGAAGCAACAGAAATAAACAAAGAAAAAATAAAGGCAGGCCAGAATTTCAAGGAAGATCCGGGATTTGAACTGCTAAAAAGAGTGGTTACGGAAAGTACTGGTTTTAACTGTGAACATTATAAAGAAACCCATTTCAGGCGTAGAATTAATATTCGGATCAGAGCTACCAACTCGGAGAATTACGAAGAATACCTCAGAGTGCTGAAAAAGGACTCGGCAGAATATGAGCATCTAGTTAAAGCCCTTACAATAAACGTCAGTGAATTTTTCCGAAACCCGGAAACTTTCGGAGTAATTGAAAAAGAAGTTATTCCCTATCTTATAAAATCCAGATCTGACTCCCTGGTAAAATCAATCCGTATCTGGAGTGCAGGCTGTGCAACAGGAGAAGAGGCATATTCTCTTGCCATTTTGTTGCACAGAATTCTCGGGAGAGACTTCGGCAGGTATAGAATAAGCATTATAGGAACTGATATTGATGATTTAAGCCTTAAAAAAGCCTTAAAAGGTATTTACCGGGAAAATGTGCTTAAAAATGTGGACGCCAGTACAAAAAAAAGTTATTTCTTAAAGCAGGGTGAGACATACCAGGTTTCAGAGCAGCTAAGAAGTATGATACGTTTTAAACGGCATGATATGTTATCGGAATCGATATCAGAATCCTATGCAAACCGTTTTGACCTCATAATCTGCCGAAACGTCATGATATACTTTAGAAAGGAAATTCAGGAACAACTGCAGCTTAATTTTCATCAGGCATTGAACAGAGGAGGGTTCTTTGTGATAGGAAAAGCAGAAACACTACTGGGAACCGCCTCAAATCGTTTTAAGCCTTACAATGCAAGAGAGCGCCTGTATATAAAAGAAACTTAG
- a CDS encoding protein-glutamate methylesterase/protein-glutamine glutaminase encodes MTIRALVVDDSALIRKVLSDILNEDPKIRVVGTAVNGKDGLEKVIKLRPDVVLLDNVMPVLDGLKTLARIMKEQPTPVVIVSALGERAEEITLTAFEYGAVDVIEKPSGILSQSMPEMAEEICRKVRTAPKANLKNLECMRDSEPLNPEKRETKENRVLKKAAPRNILAIGASTGGPRALEKLICSLPAELPAAVLVVQHMPPGFTASLSKRLDSKSALRVKEAQEGDRVEDGTVLIAPGNYHMEIVRNKVNSLEEETIHLSCGPKELGSRPSVNVLFRSIASVYGSRVISLVLTGMNCDGADGAEEIKKMGGKVIAEARSSCVVYGMPGEIVRRNLADLVLPLDKMAEEIIRIIG; translated from the coding sequence ATGACTATCCGCGCACTCGTAGTAGACGATTCTGCTTTAATCCGCAAGGTTCTTTCTGATATTCTCAACGAAGATCCGAAGATCAGGGTTGTAGGGACTGCGGTCAACGGAAAGGACGGCCTTGAAAAAGTCATAAAACTCAGGCCCGATGTAGTACTTCTGGACAATGTAATGCCGGTTCTTGACGGCCTCAAGACCCTTGCCCGTATCATGAAAGAGCAGCCGACTCCCGTAGTTATAGTGTCAGCTCTGGGAGAAAGAGCCGAAGAGATCACCCTTACGGCTTTTGAGTACGGAGCAGTGGATGTGATTGAAAAACCCTCAGGTATTCTCAGCCAGAGCATGCCTGAGATGGCAGAGGAAATTTGCAGGAAAGTCAGGACAGCTCCCAAAGCCAACCTTAAAAACCTGGAGTGTATGCGAGATTCTGAACCCTTGAATCCGGAAAAAAGGGAGACAAAGGAAAACCGGGTTCTGAAGAAAGCAGCTCCCAGAAATATACTGGCGATAGGCGCATCCACAGGAGGGCCACGAGCGCTGGAAAAACTTATATGCTCGCTTCCAGCTGAACTTCCGGCTGCAGTTCTTGTGGTACAGCACATGCCTCCGGGATTTACGGCATCGCTTTCCAAAAGGCTTGATTCAAAGTCAGCTCTCAGGGTAAAAGAAGCACAGGAAGGAGATAGGGTCGAGGATGGAACTGTGCTTATAGCCCCCGGAAATTATCATATGGAAATTGTACGAAATAAGGTAAACAGCCTTGAAGAAGAGACAATACACCTGTCTTGCGGCCCTAAAGAACTGGGGTCCAGACCTTCGGTAAATGTCCTTTTCAGGTCAATTGCCTCTGTTTACGGTTCCAGAGTTATTTCCCTTGTCCTTACAGGAATGAACTGCGATGGAGCTGATGGAGCTGAGGAAATTAAAAAGATGGGAGGCAAAGTAATCGCAGAAGCCCGGAGTTCATGTGTAGTATATGGGATGCCCGGAGAGATTGTAAGGCGAAACCTGGCGGATCTTGTGCTCCCCCTGGACAAAATGGCTGAAGAAATTATCAGAATAATTGGATGA